From one Planktothrix agardhii NIES-204 genomic stretch:
- a CDS encoding rhodanese domain protein yields the protein MVKSLGDRLQSIDSETLKQWLDQEKITLIDVREPSEHAGEYIAGSILVPLSTFDPKNVPSDSSKPVVLYCQTSNRSGQAAQKLLGAGFQEVIHLQGGLNAWKQAGYPTVINKNAPISIMRQVQIVAGSLILTGTLLGAFVSPNFLFLSGFVGAGLLFAGISNTCAMAMLLAKLPYNQRA from the coding sequence ATGGTTAAATCTCTTGGCGATCGCTTACAGTCCATTGATTCTGAAACCTTAAAACAATGGCTAGATCAAGAAAAAATTACTTTGATTGATGTTCGAGAACCTTCTGAACACGCTGGGGAATATATTGCCGGATCAATTCTAGTGCCTTTATCTACTTTTGATCCTAAAAATGTACCATCGGATTCCTCTAAACCCGTGGTTTTGTATTGTCAAACCAGTAACCGCAGTGGACAAGCGGCTCAAAAATTATTGGGGGCGGGATTTCAAGAAGTCATACATCTACAAGGGGGATTAAATGCTTGGAAACAAGCGGGATATCCAACAGTTATTAATAAAAATGCTCCTATTAGTATCATGCGGCAGGTGCAAATTGTTGCCGGGTCATTGATTTTAACCGGGACTTTATTGGGGGCATTTGTTTCTCCGAATTTCCTATTTTTAAGTGGCTTTGTCGGAGCCGGATTACTATTTGCCGGAATTAGTAATACCTGTGCGATGGCAATGTTATTGGCAAAATTACCCTATAATCAGCGTGCGTAA
- a CDS encoding prevent-host-death protein, which translates to MKVVTFSEAKSQLKTVLDRVVEDADYTIITRRDADHAVVMSLDYFNGLLETVHLLKSPANAAHLERSIAQYRQGKALEHQLIDE; encoded by the coding sequence ATGAAAGTAGTAACGTTTAGCGAAGCGAAAAGCCAATTAAAAACGGTGTTAGATCGGGTAGTTGAAGATGCTGACTACACCATAATTACCAGACGCGATGCTGATCATGCAGTAGTCATGTCCCTTGATTATTTTAATGGTTTACTGGAAACGGTTCATTTATTAAAGTCGCCAGCCAACGCTGCTCATTTAGAACGTTCTATTGCCCAATATAGGCAGGGGAAAGCTCTTGAACATCAGTTGATAGATGAGTAA
- a CDS encoding hypothetical protein (protein of unknown function DUF820), protein MILQVEQKNVYSLEEYLDFEVNSSERHEYINGEIRAIIGGTPNHNQITGNLSATLNFALKRQPYRVFVTDQRLWIPEKRLYTYPDIMVIQGDIQLQEGRKDTITNPLILVEVLSASTRNYDKDEKFAAYRTLPTFQEYILIDQYNIQIEHYYKTDQKHWIFMEYNNSNETLMLNSISFEITVADIYDKVEF, encoded by the coding sequence ATGATTTTACAAGTTGAACAAAAAAACGTCTATTCTCTGGAAGAATACCTCGATTTTGAAGTTAATTCTTCAGAACGCCACGAATATATTAACGGTGAAATTAGAGCCATAATCGGTGGAACTCCCAATCATAATCAAATTACTGGTAATCTCTCCGCGACCCTAAATTTTGCCCTCAAGCGTCAACCCTATCGCGTATTTGTTACGGATCAACGTCTTTGGATTCCTGAAAAACGCCTCTATACCTATCCTGATATTATGGTAATTCAGGGTGATATTCAACTCCAAGAAGGGAGAAAAGATACCATTACAAATCCGTTAATTCTTGTAGAAGTATTATCCGCATCAACCAGAAATTACGACAAAGACGAAAAATTTGCCGCCTATCGCACCCTTCCCACTTTTCAAGAATATATTCTGATTGATCAATATAATATTCAGATTGAACACTATTATAAAACCGATCAGAAACACTGGATATTTATGGAGTATAATAATAGCAATGAAACCTTAATGCTTAACTCGATATCTTTTGAAATTACCGTTGCTGATATTTATGATAAAGTAGAGTTTTAA
- the cobN gene encoding cobaltochelatase: MHRIAATPGGWNPDTDGVIFIEQTPAPIIFLTAADTDIQTLATVVSKLPADFPALRVTNLLQLQQQLTIDTYAETVLEKAQVIILRLLGGRSYWSYGLEVLQNIFTKTKTQLIILPGEDRPDPDLISHSTVSLSIVDQVWRYLTEAGVDNFANALLLISHHIFNKNYPIIPPVTIPKVGYYQWNQSAKSDDYSAGVGILFYRAHYLSGNLDPIDSLCQALVEYQLKPIPIFVSSLRDPDIQTEVLNYFNSNIQLLINTTSFSISSTSEDSSQPPLFSLDIPVLQVILSGGSLEQWENNFMGLSPRDIAMNVALPEVDGRIISRVISFKAIENWHPTLETNVVRYVAVQNRIKFVAELAKNWINLQQKPPSKRNIAIILANYPCRDGRLGNGVGLDTPASCIEILKALEKAGYFLENSPETGEELIDQLTSGITNDPEGWELRSIDQSLSFADYQDYFLTLPLTIQTAINNRWKDHFQEEQKTAKGFAISGIQRGNIFIGIQPSRGYDLDPNLNYHAPDLEPTPDYLAFYYWLRSQFQADAIIHLGKHGNLEWLPGKSVGLSENCYPEIALGALPNFYPFIVNDPGEGTQAKRRSQAVILDHLTPPLTRAELYGSLQQLEGLMDEYYQAQSLDPSRLLLISERIIQLIQQENLEEELGLPKLNKQAVLKDQDSIFSELDRYLCELKEAQIRDGLHIFGQCPQGEQLRDLIISIARHPDNKRLGLTRAIAQYWQLDFDPLTSDYGEIINQTINHQFCRTVGDGVAVIEEYAINLIEELPPLTPPCQVGEQEFLTSTFVEELPPLAPPCQVGEQEFLITIPVSPITKGGLGGVKSTELIQRELNWIQNKLLPNLLRTSEEITNLLKGLDGRFIKSGASGAPTRGKPDVLPTGRNFYSVDIRAIPTETAWRVGELAASVLIERYTQENGEYPRTLGLSVWGTSTMRTGGDDIAEALALLGVKPVWDYPSRRVVDFEILPVSILGRPRVDVTLRISGFFRDAFPNLIDLFDQAVIAVSNLDETEDQNPLAAKVQQETKFWIQEGLTIEQANLRSRLRIFGSKPGAYGAGLQGLIESQNWQTDQDLATAYINWSSYAYTSTNSGYQQGISASEAFQNRLENMQIVLQNQDNREHDLLDSDDYYQFQGGMTVAVRTLTGENPEIYFGDNAIPENPKVKLLKEEISQVYRSRVINPKWIAGVMRHGYKGAFELSATVDFLFAYDVTANCVEDFMYEGVANAYIFDQKVQQFIQEKNPWALRDMAERLLEAHQRQFWQTASQNMIEQLRAIVHEAEGIIEGKT, from the coding sequence ATGCACAGAATTGCAGCCACACCCGGCGGATGGAACCCCGATACAGACGGAGTGATTTTTATTGAACAAACCCCCGCACCAATTATTTTTTTAACGGCGGCGGATACGGATATTCAAACCTTGGCCACGGTGGTATCCAAACTTCCGGCTGATTTTCCGGCGTTGCGGGTAACAAATTTATTACAATTACAACAACAATTAACCATTGATACCTACGCAGAAACTGTTTTAGAAAAAGCCCAAGTTATTATTTTAAGACTATTAGGAGGACGTTCCTATTGGTCGTATGGATTAGAAGTTTTACAAAACATTTTTACTAAAACTAAAACTCAATTAATTATCCTTCCGGGTGAAGATCGTCCCGACCCAGATTTAATCAGTCATTCCACAGTATCATTATCAATTGTTGATCAAGTTTGGCGATATTTAACTGAAGCGGGAGTCGATAATTTTGCTAATGCTCTGTTATTAATTAGCCATCATATTTTCAATAAAAATTATCCGATTATTCCGCCAGTTACGATTCCAAAAGTGGGTTATTATCAGTGGAATCAATCGGCAAAATCCGATGATTATAGTGCTGGGGTTGGGATTCTATTTTATCGCGCTCATTACTTATCTGGAAATTTAGATCCGATTGATTCTTTATGTCAAGCATTAGTTGAATATCAGTTAAAACCTATTCCTATTTTTGTTTCTTCTCTACGAGATCCCGACATACAAACGGAAGTTTTAAACTATTTTAATTCTAATATTCAATTATTAATTAATACCACCAGTTTTTCGATTTCTTCGACTTCAGAAGATAGTAGTCAACCCCCATTATTTTCCTTGGATATTCCAGTATTACAAGTAATTTTAAGTGGGGGAAGTTTAGAACAATGGGAAAATAATTTTATGGGACTTTCCCCCAGGGATATTGCGATGAATGTCGCGTTACCCGAAGTGGATGGACGAATTATTAGTCGGGTGATTTCTTTTAAAGCTATTGAAAATTGGCATCCTACCTTAGAAACCAATGTTGTTAGATATGTGGCGGTGCAAAATCGGATTAAATTTGTCGCCGAGTTAGCCAAAAATTGGATTAATTTACAACAGAAACCCCCATCAAAACGAAACATTGCGATTATTTTAGCTAACTATCCCTGTCGAGATGGACGTTTAGGTAATGGAGTGGGTTTGGATACGCCAGCCAGTTGTATTGAAATTCTAAAAGCCTTAGAAAAAGCGGGATATTTCCTAGAAAATTCTCCTGAAACCGGAGAAGAATTAATTGATCAATTAACATCAGGAATTACCAATGACCCGGAAGGTTGGGAGTTGCGATCTATTGATCAAAGTTTATCCTTTGCAGACTATCAAGACTATTTTTTAACCTTACCCCTTACCATTCAAACTGCTATTAATAACCGATGGAAAGATCATTTTCAAGAGGAACAAAAGACCGCTAAAGGCTTTGCTATTTCAGGGATTCAACGGGGAAATATTTTTATCGGGATACAACCTTCTCGGGGCTATGATCTTGATCCTAACTTAAATTATCATGCCCCGGATTTAGAACCTACACCGGATTATTTGGCATTTTATTATTGGTTGCGATCGCAATTTCAAGCCGATGCAATTATTCATTTAGGAAAACATGGGAATTTGGAATGGTTGCCGGGTAAAAGTGTAGGATTATCAGAAAACTGTTATCCTGAAATAGCTTTAGGTGCATTGCCGAATTTTTATCCATTTATTGTTAATGATCCAGGGGAGGGAACCCAAGCTAAACGTCGTTCTCAAGCGGTAATTTTAGACCATTTAACCCCTCCTTTAACCCGTGCGGAATTATATGGATCATTACAACAGTTAGAAGGGTTAATGGATGAATATTATCAAGCCCAAAGTTTAGATCCCTCGCGGTTATTGTTAATTTCAGAAAGAATTATTCAGTTAATTCAACAGGAAAATTTAGAGGAAGAATTGGGTTTACCCAAACTCAATAAACAGGCAGTTTTAAAGGATCAAGATTCCATCTTTAGTGAATTAGATCGCTATTTATGTGAGTTAAAAGAAGCACAAATTCGGGATGGATTACATATTTTTGGGCAATGCCCCCAAGGTGAACAATTAAGGGATTTAATTATTTCCATAGCCCGTCATCCTGACAATAAACGATTGGGTTTAACTCGCGCGATCGCCCAATATTGGCAGTTAGACTTTGATCCCTTAACATCAGATTATGGGGAAATTATTAATCAAACTATTAATCATCAATTCTGTCGAACTGTTGGGGATGGGGTGGCAGTTATTGAAGAATATGCGATTAATTTAATTGAAGAATTACCCCCCCTAACCCCCCCTTGCCAAGTGGGGGAACAAGAGTTTTTAACTTCTACTTTTGTTGAAGAATTACCCCCCCTAGCCCCCCCTTGCCAAGTGGGGGAACAAGAGTTTTTAATAACAATTCCAGTTTCCCCCATTACCAAGGGGGGGTTAGGGGGGGTCAAATCTACAGAATTAATCCAAAGGGAATTAAACTGGATTCAGAATAAATTATTACCCAATTTATTGAGAACTTCCGAAGAAATTACCAATCTATTAAAAGGTTTAGACGGTCGATTTATCAAGAGTGGTGCATCGGGGGCACCAACAAGAGGAAAACCCGATGTTTTACCCACCGGACGTAATTTTTATTCCGTTGATATTCGGGCTATTCCTACAGAAACTGCTTGGAGAGTTGGGGAATTAGCCGCATCAGTATTAATTGAACGTTATACCCAAGAAAATGGCGAATATCCCCGCACATTAGGATTATCAGTTTGGGGAACTTCAACAATGCGAACTGGGGGAGATGATATCGCGGAAGCCTTAGCATTATTAGGCGTAAAACCTGTTTGGGATTATCCTTCGCGGCGAGTAGTTGATTTTGAAATATTACCAGTTTCTATTTTAGGTCGTCCCCGGGTGGATGTCACACTAAGGATTTCAGGGTTTTTTAGAGATGCTTTTCCCAATTTAATTGATCTATTTGATCAGGCGGTAATTGCTGTTTCTAATTTAGATGAAACTGAAGATCAAAATCCTTTAGCCGCCAAAGTTCAACAGGAAACCAAATTTTGGATACAAGAAGGGTTAACAATTGAACAGGCAAATTTGCGATCGCGCTTGAGAATTTTTGGGTCTAAACCCGGAGCTTATGGGGCAGGTTTACAAGGATTAATTGAATCCCAAAACTGGCAAACAGATCAAGATTTAGCAACAGCCTATATTAACTGGAGTAGTTACGCTTATACCAGCACAAATTCTGGCTATCAACAGGGAATTTCTGCGTCAGAAGCCTTTCAAAATCGGTTAGAAAATATGCAAATTGTTCTGCAAAATCAAGATAACCGAGAACATGATTTATTAGATTCCGATGACTATTATCAATTTCAAGGAGGAATGACCGTTGCGGTTAGAACCTTGACGGGAGAAAATCCTGAGATTTATTTCGGAGATAATGCTATTCCTGAAAACCCAAAAGTTAAACTTTTAAAAGAAGAAATTTCTCAGGTATATCGTTCCCGGGTTATTAACCCTAAATGGATAGCTGGAGTCATGCGACATGGCTATAAAGGAGCTTTTGAGCTATCAGCAACCGTTGATTTTTTATTCGCCTATGATGTGACAGCAAATTGTGTTGAAGATTTCATGTATGAAGGGGTGGCAAATGCTTATATTTTTGATCAGAAAGTACAACAATTTATTCAAGAAAAAAATCCTTGGGCGTTACGCGATATGGCAGAAAGATTATTAGAAGCCCATCAACGCCAATTCTGGCAAACAGCGAGTCAAAATATGATTGAACAGTTGAGGGCAATTGTTCATGAAGCCGAGGGAATAATTGAAGGGAAGACTTAG
- a CDS encoding sulfate permease, with product MREYFPILDWGLNYKRDDLTGDLTAGIIVASLLIPQGMAYAILAGLPPEVGLYASIFPQIVYGFLGTASMLSVAPVAVDSLMVATAVSAIATENTPEYWGYALTLALLVGIIELLIGIFRLGFIANFLSQAVISGFISAAAILIGFSQLKHLLGIKIPQTESFFSTVIHIIKESPNLNLVTFSLGIISLALLLYFNRGLGKHLKSQGIQESLIIPITKSAPLMVVIGSSILVGLLHLDQLFGVKVIGEIPKGFPPFTIPNFDLNNIQLLGTSALAISFVGFMEAFSVGQFLASKKRKKVEANQELIALGASNITAAFTGGYPITGGLSRSVVNFSAGANTALASIITALFLMLTVLFFTPLFYYLPQTSLAAIILVAVGNLLDFATLKRLWNYNKLDGITWFSTFISVLLTSAEQGIILGVVISLVLHLSRTSKPHIAVLGRLENTEHFRNILRHPVTTSPHILAIRIDESLYFVNTKYLEDYLLKLVTEQKEVEYLLLVCSGINSIDGSALETLQRLIEDLHQMKIEFYLSEVKGPIFDQLEKVGFVDKLGRDRIFLSTDQAIKELSQRVSL from the coding sequence ATGCGGGAATATTTTCCGATTTTAGATTGGGGATTAAATTACAAACGAGACGATTTAACCGGAGATTTAACCGCCGGAATTATTGTGGCGAGTTTATTAATTCCCCAGGGAATGGCCTATGCAATACTGGCAGGTTTACCCCCAGAAGTGGGACTCTATGCCAGTATTTTTCCTCAGATTGTTTATGGGTTTTTGGGAACAGCTTCCATGCTATCTGTAGCTCCGGTGGCGGTGGATTCTTTAATGGTAGCAACGGCCGTTAGTGCGATCGCAACCGAAAACACACCGGAATATTGGGGGTATGCTTTAACCTTAGCATTATTAGTAGGAATAATAGAACTCTTGATCGGAATTTTTCGGTTAGGATTTATAGCAAATTTCCTTAGTCAAGCGGTAATTTCTGGGTTTATTAGTGCGGCAGCGATTTTGATTGGATTTAGCCAATTAAAGCATCTTTTAGGCATTAAAATTCCTCAAACTGAATCATTTTTTAGTACAGTTATTCATATTATTAAAGAAAGTCCTAATCTAAATTTAGTAACTTTTAGTTTAGGAATTATTAGTCTAGCATTATTATTATATTTTAATCGCGGCTTAGGAAAACATCTTAAATCCCAAGGAATTCAGGAATCTCTGATTATACCGATCACGAAAAGTGCCCCTTTAATGGTAGTGATCGGTAGTTCAATATTAGTGGGATTATTACATTTAGATCAATTATTTGGAGTTAAAGTGATCGGAGAAATTCCTAAAGGGTTTCCACCTTTTACTATACCTAATTTTGATTTAAACAATATCCAATTATTAGGAACTTCTGCCTTAGCTATTAGTTTTGTTGGCTTTATGGAAGCCTTTTCTGTCGGTCAATTTTTAGCTAGTAAAAAACGCAAAAAAGTTGAAGCTAATCAAGAATTAATTGCTTTGGGAGCCTCAAATATAACGGCTGCATTCACCGGAGGTTATCCGATCACAGGAGGGTTAAGTCGTTCTGTGGTTAACTTCTCCGCCGGAGCAAATACAGCCTTAGCCTCAATCATTACGGCGTTATTTTTGATGTTAACAGTTTTGTTTTTTACCCCTTTATTTTATTATTTACCGCAAACAAGTTTAGCTGCAATTATTTTGGTCGCCGTTGGCAACTTACTCGATTTTGCCACTCTTAAACGGTTATGGAATTATAATAAACTCGATGGAATTACTTGGTTTAGTACCTTTATTTCGGTGTTGCTAACAAGTGCAGAACAGGGAATTATTTTGGGAGTAGTAATTTCTCTAGTTTTACATTTATCACGAACCAGTAAACCCCATATTGCTGTTTTAGGACGGTTGGAAAATACGGAACATTTTCGCAATATTTTACGACATCCGGTAACGACTAGCCCCCATATTTTGGCGATAAGAATTGATGAAAGTTTGTATTTTGTAAATACTAAATATTTAGAAGATTATTTATTAAAACTGGTAACAGAACAGAAAGAAGTCGAATATTTACTGTTAGTCTGTAGTGGGATTAACTCGATTGATGGCAGTGCTTTAGAAACCCTACAACGTCTGATAGAAGATTTACACCAGATGAAAATTGAGTTTTATCTTTCTGAGGTCAAAGGCCCAATTTTTGATCAATTAGAAAAGGTGGGATTTGTGGATAAATTAGGACGCGATCGCATTTTTTTAAGCACCGATCAAGCAATAAAAGAATTATCTCAACGGGTTTCCCTTTAA
- the dgdA gene encoding digalactosyldiacylglycerol synthase: MHIAWLGKKSPFCGNVTYSREITNALLDRGHRVSFLHFAQEGTNDRNPEWQLENGNWKISTEDKNGKVTPFPMTQEVSLPCLYKSQVYTIPTLSSSKVLTKSLKRLKPDLVHASLTLSPLDFVLPEICAELNIPLVATFHTPFYHKLRNFQSGTQHLTYQIYAPFLANYDRVIVFSQVQREMLNRLGVEKHRVAVIPNGVDGSKYSPGPSSFKEELGAERVFVYQGRLATEKNVESLLKAWKKSDMGPGCLLVIVGDGPLAPSLQASYGPEDGIIWFGFIGDEDRRIEILRGADVFVLPSMVEGLSISLLEAMSCGTACVATDAGADGEVMEGGAGIIMKTEGVTSQLRTLLPLLRDHPEMIPLVGQKARQRVLERYTLSQNITQLEHLYRDLLQEQRLPLSHVV, encoded by the coding sequence ATGCACATTGCTTGGCTTGGAAAAAAATCACCCTTTTGCGGTAACGTTACCTATTCCCGGGAAATCACTAACGCCCTGTTAGACCGGGGCCATCGAGTCAGCTTTCTGCACTTTGCTCAGGAAGGAACGAACGACCGCAACCCAGAATGGCAACTGGAAAACGGTAACTGGAAAATCTCTACCGAGGACAAAAATGGCAAGGTGACACCCTTTCCCATGACTCAGGAGGTGTCTTTACCCTGTCTGTATAAGTCTCAAGTCTATACAATTCCCACCCTCAGTTCTAGTAAAGTCTTAACCAAATCCCTAAAACGGTTGAAACCCGATTTGGTTCATGCGTCCCTGACTCTTTCACCGTTGGATTTTGTCTTACCTGAAATTTGTGCAGAACTGAATATCCCCCTGGTGGCGACCTTTCATACGCCCTTCTACCACAAATTGCGGAATTTCCAATCGGGGACACAACATTTAACCTATCAAATTTACGCGCCTTTTTTAGCAAACTATGACCGTGTGATTGTCTTTTCCCAAGTCCAACGGGAGATGTTAAACCGTCTAGGAGTCGAAAAACACAGGGTAGCAGTGATTCCTAATGGAGTCGATGGGTCGAAATATTCTCCTGGGCCATCGAGCTTCAAGGAGGAATTAGGGGCGGAACGGGTTTTTGTTTATCAAGGCCGTTTGGCTACGGAAAAGAACGTAGAGTCACTACTCAAAGCCTGGAAGAAGTCGGACATGGGGCCAGGTTGTCTATTGGTCATCGTTGGTGATGGGCCCTTAGCCCCCTCTCTCCAGGCATCCTATGGGCCAGAGGATGGGATTATCTGGTTTGGGTTCATCGGGGATGAAGACCGACGGATTGAAATTTTACGGGGGGCGGATGTTTTTGTTTTACCGTCGATGGTCGAAGGGTTATCAATCTCATTATTAGAGGCGATGTCCTGCGGTACGGCTTGCGTGGCGACGGATGCGGGGGCGGATGGGGAAGTGATGGAAGGCGGCGCGGGAATTATTATGAAGACCGAGGGCGTAACTTCCCAACTACGAACTCTGTTACCGCTATTGCGAGATCATCCTGAAATGATCCCCCTGGTGGGTCAGAAAGCCCGTCAACGGGTTTTAGAACGCTATACCCTGAGTCAAAATATTACCCAGTTGGAACATCTCTATCGAGATTTATTACAGGAACAGCGTTTGCCATTAAGCCATGTTGTTTAA
- a CDS encoding two-component sensor histidine kinase: MFQATRRRLAIWYTAVTAILLLLFASGFYFYVRNTLIERIDDTLNHVVEVVERSLVIEPMATPTAMSPAVLAGQFQVNVEASFRNNLNTVEDDHIDIEWFSPTGELLWSTFSQVLDIPVDPKHSGETVHISEDNNVSETILRQVTDRVEIGRQVLGYLRVSHPWFEVTKPIQQLIFDLTLGTILMLIGVATIGWFLSGLAMEPVRDSYQRLKQFTADASHELRSPIAMIQTNVQVALAEPNLSSSEQQHLQVIERITRRLGRLVDDLLFLARQDSGIVKPQFVSLPLDGLLMEVVEEQTAIATQQGIQLSLNFIEDLEDIILNSDSNYSQENEPFTLEGDWDQLVRLFTNLVSNSVQYTPSGGEIKIELKSITKPKRQAALGKMTESWEKSNSLLKFEGLQVIIKDTGIGIPTEALPNIFDRFYRVDPSRTHRNSGGSGLGLAIAQAIVENHHGQIYLDSQINQGTTATVLLPLHSSGL, from the coding sequence ATGTTTCAAGCCACCCGACGACGGTTAGCGATTTGGTATACCGCAGTTACCGCTATTCTATTATTACTATTTGCCAGTGGGTTTTATTTCTATGTACGAAATACCTTAATTGAACGCATTGATGATACCTTAAATCATGTTGTAGAAGTGGTAGAACGTTCTTTAGTAATTGAACCTATGGCGACGCCGACCGCCATGTCTCCGGCGGTTTTAGCGGGGCAATTTCAAGTCAATGTTGAAGCCAGTTTTAGAAATAATTTGAATACCGTTGAAGATGATCATATTGATATTGAATGGTTTAGTCCTACGGGTGAATTATTATGGTCTACCTTTTCTCAAGTATTAGATATTCCAGTTGATCCTAAGCACAGTGGGGAAACGGTACATATTTCTGAAGATAATAATGTTTCAGAAACGATCTTAAGACAAGTTACAGATCGGGTAGAAATCGGACGACAAGTATTGGGTTATTTACGAGTTAGTCATCCTTGGTTTGAAGTGACAAAACCCATTCAACAGTTAATTTTTGATTTGACTTTAGGAACTATTTTAATGTTAATTGGTGTAGCTACTATTGGCTGGTTTTTATCGGGTTTAGCGATGGAACCTGTGCGGGATTCTTACCAACGTTTAAAACAATTTACCGCCGATGCTTCCCATGAATTAAGAAGTCCGATTGCGATGATTCAAACTAATGTACAAGTGGCTTTAGCTGAACCTAATTTATCTAGTTCTGAACAACAACACTTGCAAGTTATTGAACGAATTACCCGCCGTTTAGGTAGGTTAGTGGATGATTTATTGTTTTTAGCTAGACAGGATAGCGGGATTGTTAAACCTCAATTTGTTTCCCTTCCTTTGGATGGGTTATTAATGGAAGTAGTCGAAGAACAAACAGCGATCGCAACTCAACAAGGAATCCAACTTTCCTTAAATTTTATTGAGGATCTTGAGGATATTATTCTCAATTCTGATAGCAATTATTCCCAGGAAAATGAACCCTTTACTTTAGAGGGAGATTGGGATCAATTGGTGCGATTATTTACGAATTTAGTCAGTAATTCGGTACAGTATACTCCTTCTGGGGGTGAGATTAAAATTGAATTAAAATCTATAACCAAACCCAAGCGACAAGCTGCATTAGGAAAAATGACAGAATCTTGGGAAAAATCAAATTCCCTCTTGAAATTTGAAGGATTACAAGTTATAATAAAAGATACAGGAATTGGGATTCCAACTGAAGCATTACCTAATATTTTTGATCGTTTTTATCGGGTTGATCCCTCTCGTACTCATCGCAATAGTGGGGGGTCTGGTTTGGGTTTGGCGATCGCCCAAGCTATTGTGGAAAACCATCACGGTCAAATTTATTTAGACAGCCAAATTAATCAAGGAACAACCGCTACAGTCCTCTTACCCCTGCATTCTAGCGGGTTATAG
- the ycf12 gene encoding photosystem II Ycf12 protein, with the protein MDAITSFLSNINFELIAQLTMLGLIVVAGPAVIILLAFRGGDL; encoded by the coding sequence ATGGACGCAATTACAAGTTTTTTGAGCAATATCAACTTTGAGCTTATTGCACAGTTGACAATGTTAGGTCTGATTGTGGTTGCTGGCCCGGCAGTCATTATCTTACTAGCTTTTCGTGGCGGCGATCTCTAA